Below is a genomic region from Corallococcus macrosporus.
CGCTGGACTCGCTGAGCAAGCGCGGCGTGCCGCTGGCGGTGATGCTGTCCGGCAGCTTCTTCTACCTCCTGGGCAACACGCGCATCGCGCAGAAGAAGTTCGAGAACTTCGAGCAGTACGCGCGCCTCTTCCCCGAGTACGGCTTCGTCTTCGTGGGCGACAGCGGCCAGGGCGACGTGGAGTTCGGCGCGAGGATGCGCGCGGCCCTGCCCCAGGCTGTGCGCGCCGTGTTCATCCACGACGTGGTGGCGACGCCGCAGTCGAAGCGTGACGAGTGGCGGGCGCAGCACGTCTTCTTCTTCGACACGTACGTGGGCGCGGCGGTGGACGCGTTCCACGCGGGCGTCATCTCCCGTGACGGCGTGGACCGCATCGCCGCCGCCGCGACGGAGTCCCTCGCGGCCATCGCCTTCACCACCCCCGCCCAGAGGCAGGAGCGCGAGGCGGAGCTGACGCGGGACCTGGCGCTGGCGAATTCCCTGCCCCGACCGCGGACCGTTTGAATATCGGGCAGGCGACCACGTCTCCAGGCGGCCCTCGCGCATTTCCCTCCCGAAAAAGGCCACCCCATGCGCCGCATTTTCGCCCTGACGTCCGCAGCCGCCCTTTCTCTCTTCTGCGCCGCGTGTGGTCCGGAGGGCCAGGACGACGACGCGCCGCTCCAGGACGCACGCTCCAGCGTCACGGGCACCCACCGCGTCATGATGACGGTGTCCGCTCCTGGCGTCCCCATCAACCCGGATCCGGCTCCGACCAACCTCACCCTGACGGAGGACCCGAACAGCCCCGACCGCATGAACCTGGAGATCATGTTCTGGGACTGCGACCTCTCCGCGACCATGTCGGGCGGCTCCACCTTCACGGTGAACCCGGGCACGTGTGGCCACCCCCTTCCCGAGGAGCTGAGGGACGAGACGTCGGGGTGCTACTTCATGATGGAGTTCACCGGGGGCACGGGCGGGAAGGCCTCCGCGGACGGCAAGTTCGGGACGACCCTCGAAGGCTCCTACGTCATGGACTGCGTCGAGGAGAGCGGTCCCCCGGTCAAATTCCCGCTCACCATCTCGCTGGTCGGCATCTGAGCCGCCACCGCGGTGTCAGGGCGCGATGAAGCATCCCTGACAGCCCCCGGCCCACCGGTCCCGGACAGTTGGCGGGACGTGCGAGACACCCCAACCTTCCGTGCGCTTCACAGGGGTGGAGCGGCCGTCAGGGGACGGAAGGAAGGGCTCCGGGAGGTTCCCGGGGCCCTTCCGGGGCGTGAAGGGGCGCGCGGGGCCGATGGAACTGTTTCCCATTCATTTGCTGTTCATCGTCGTGTTGATGAACCGCTATCTCCTCGGCCCCTTCTTGCGGCGGCTGAAGGGGCGGCGGTTCGAACGGGTGGATGACACCTACCGGCCGAAGGTCGCCATCGTCATTCCGCTGTTCAACGAAGGCCAGGGCATCTACCACACCGTCCGGGCGCTGCTGGAGCAGGACTATCCCCGCGAGCTGACGGAGATCATCGTCGTGGATGACTGCTCGCGCGACGACAGCGTCGCGTGGGCCACCAAGGCCGCGGAAGGCCACCCCAACGTCCGGGTGATGCGCAACCCGGAGAACATGGGCAAGCGCAAGGGCATCAACCGGGGCGTCCGCGCCGCGGAGGACGCGGAGATCATCGTCTCCGTGGACTCCGACGTGGTGGTGGAGAAGAGCGCCGTGCGGCAGCTCATCCGCCGCTTCGTGCACCCGAACGTCGCCGCGGTGGGCGGACGCACCTTCGTCATCAACCGTCACCAGAACTGGCTGACGCGGATGATTGAAATCAAGTTCCACTTCGCCCAGAAGTGGCTGAAGGACCTGGAGCGCTCGTTCCGCCAGGTGATGTGCCTGTCCGGCTGCCTGACGGCATACCGCCGCTCGGTGCTGCTGGAGCTGGAGCCCATCCTGGAGGCGCGCGCCATCGCGGGCATCCCCATCAAGTACGGCGAGGACCGCTTCCTCACGCGGCAGATCGTCAAGCACGACTACGAGACGGTCTACACGCTGGACGCGTACTGCTTCACCGCCGCGCCCTCCACGCTCGCGGGCTACTTCAGCCAGCAGCTGCGGTGGCGGCGCTCCAACCTGGTGGACCTCATCTGCGGCCTGTCACACGCGTGGCGGCTGCACCCGGTCATCACCGTGCACTACGTGTCGCAGCTGGCGCTGCTGCTCGCGTACCCGGTGGTCATCGTCCACAACATGCTCAACGGCGAGTTCTGGGACATCCTCGCGTTCCACTTCCTGGTGATTGGCCTCCTGGGCTTCATCTACCGGATGGAGACGCGCTACCTGCCCGAGGACCGGCGCGTGCCCGCGGTGAGCTTCCTGCCCATGGCGCTGCTCATGCCGGTGACGTACGC
It encodes:
- a CDS encoding glycosyltransferase; the protein is MELFPIHLLFIVVLMNRYLLGPFLRRLKGRRFERVDDTYRPKVAIVIPLFNEGQGIYHTVRALLEQDYPRELTEIIVVDDCSRDDSVAWATKAAEGHPNVRVMRNPENMGKRKGINRGVRAAEDAEIIVSVDSDVVVEKSAVRQLIRRFVHPNVAAVGGRTFVINRHQNWLTRMIEIKFHFAQKWLKDLERSFRQVMCLSGCLTAYRRSVLLELEPILEARAIAGIPIKYGEDRFLTRQIVKHDYETVYTLDAYCFTAAPSTLAGYFSQQLRWRRSNLVDLICGLSHAWRLHPVITVHYVSQLALLLAYPVVIVHNMLNGEFWDILAFHFLVIGLLGFIYRMETRYLPEDRRVPAVSFLPMALLMPVTYALFTPLALLTLDSGSWETRGSPTPAQAPSPAPLTSNSAGEGTPS